In the Aggregatilinea lenta genome, CGCATGGTGACCGGCTTGAGCGAGGTCAGACTGAGCCATACCGCTTTGATCGTGCCGGGACTACGCGCCCGGTCCACGACGATCAGGTCGCACAGCGCGCGCAGCGGCGAGAGGTCGTGCGCCGTCTCTTCCGGGCGGCCAAAGCACACCAGCGTGATGTCGTAATCGTAGCGCAGGTGGCTGACGAGGTTATAGGTCCGGCTGCGCCCGCCGCTGGTGGGAGGAAAAGGCAGGTAGGGCGTGATCATCAACACGCGAGGCTTCGACACGGGTCCCTCCGCAGGTCTTCGCACCGGACTGACAGGTCAGGCAAGCGGGTAAAACTAGGCCAACTCGTGGCAAGTATTGTACACTTGCAGTCCAGAACGCACGAACTGATACACCTCCGCGCGGAAGGAGGCGCAAGAATGATTCGCCGCCACGAACCCGACACGATCTGGATCATTCATCAGGGCGCGCACGCGCATCTCGCGGGACAGATCGCCGCCCGTTGGACCGGGGCCGATCTGCGCATCGCCCCGCGTGAGGAACTGATTCTGGCCGCGACCGTGCACGACTCGGGCTGGGCCGCCGCCGAACAAACGCCGCACCTCAACGACGACGGACTGCCGCGCAGCTTCATGGAAATGGACCTGCGCGAGCACATCGGCATCTGGCGGCGCAGCATATGGGGCGCGTTCGTGCAGAATCGCTACGCCGGGCTGCTGGCCAGCCTGCACTGCACGGCGTTGTACGACATGCGCCTGAACGCCTGGAACGACCCACCCGACGCCCGCGAGGATATCACGGCCTTTCTGGAATCGCAGCGGCGGTGGGAACGCGGGCTGATCGCCGAGCTGCACGATCATCTGCGCTATGGAGCCGCCGTCACCAACGAGCGCCTCAGCGAAAATCTACGCCTGCTGCAAGTGTGGGATTACCTGTCACTGCTGGCATGCATGGGACCGAGGCAGGTGGAGATGGTGCCGAACGTACCGTTCGAGCCGGGGAAGCGCGTCCCGATCCAGGTCGAGCCAAGCGGTATGCGCACCATCCGCCTGGAGCCGTTTCCGCTGGATGGGCCGCTGACCGTGTGGCTGGATGCACGCCGCCTGCGCGGTGCACCGTTTGACAGCGAGGACGCGCTCCAGAACGCGCTGGACGGGGCGGCCTACGAGCCGCTGGCGCTGGCGATCGTCGGGGCTTAGGCGTTGGCGCTTAGGCGGGCACCAGGACCGACTCCAGCGCATGGCGCAGGTGGTACAGCGAAAACGGCTTCACGAGGTAGTCAAATACCTGGCTCAGCACGCCGCGCTCCTGATTTTCGATGGGGACTGCTGTGAGCACGATAATTGGGATAGTGCGGAGGTCGGGATCGTTCTTCACCACGGTGCAGATCTCCCACCCATTCAAACCGGGCAGGCCCAGATCCAGCAAAATCAAATCGGGCTTTTGGGCGCGGATCAACTCAAGGCCGTGCACGCCGTCGTGGGCCAGATGCACGGTGGCGGGCCAGGCGCTTACCGCCAGCTCGATGAAGTGGGCGAGGTCGAGATCGTCTTCAAGACACACCACATTGTGAACATGCACGGTGAGATCCAGGGGGTAGGAGTACGAACGATAATGTGAACTCTCCACAGCGTACCAGCCATTTATTAAACGCCCCTAATGAAAGATAAGGAAATTGTCTGGAAGATATAACGATTTGTTAATGAGGCCGCTCTATGCGGCGTGTTACGGTCTCACTGCGGTTTAACTCTTGTCCGCGCGCGGCTGTAGCCACGGCCCATGTTGCAGCCAGGAAATCGAGGACGACATGATCGGCAAAACGAACCTTAAGGTACTCATTCTGGACACCGATTATTACGCGCGCCAGGCCATCAGCAGCTATCTCGCCTGGGACCGCCGCACGCGTGTCGTGCACCTGGCCGACAGCATCACCGCCACGATCGAGTACGTGCAGGCCACGCCGCAGCTCGAATGGCCGGACGTGGTGCTGCTCGACGCCCTGGCCGCCGACAATCCCGACGCGTTGGGGGACATCGTGCGGCATCTCGAGCAGACGATCCCGGATGTCATGACGCTGGTGCTCGACCGCCGCCTGGACCTTAACATGCTGCGGGCTGCGCTGCATGCCGACGCCAACGGCTACCTGCTGCGCGACGACGTGCGCATCCGCATCGCGTGGGCCATCGTCTGGGCGCGCGATCACGAGTTCGTGATCACCGAAGGGGTCAAGGCGGCGCTGACGGAGGAATTCGACGGGCGGCTGTTTCACGCCGCCGTGCTGCCGCACCAGCGCCTCTACCCGGAGCTGCCCGATCGCGTCCGGCAGGCGCTGCAACTGTGCGTGGTAGAAGGCATGTCGGCGGAGCTTGCCGCCGATGAA is a window encoding:
- a CDS encoding DUF3891 family protein yields the protein MIRRHEPDTIWIIHQGAHAHLAGQIAARWTGADLRIAPREELILAATVHDSGWAAAEQTPHLNDDGLPRSFMEMDLREHIGIWRRSIWGAFVQNRYAGLLASLHCTALYDMRLNAWNDPPDAREDITAFLESQRRWERGLIAELHDHLRYGAAVTNERLSENLRLLQVWDYLSLLACMGPRQVEMVPNVPFEPGKRVPIQVEPSGMRTIRLEPFPLDGPLTVWLDARRLRGAPFDSEDALQNALDGAAYEPLALAIVGA
- a CDS encoding response regulator, which produces MHVHNVVCLEDDLDLAHFIELAVSAWPATVHLAHDGVHGLELIRAQKPDLILLDLGLPGLNGWEICTVVKNDPDLRTIPIIVLTAVPIENQERGVLSQVFDYLVKPFSLYHLRHALESVLVPA
- a CDS encoding sigma factor-like helix-turn-helix DNA-binding protein codes for the protein MIGKTNLKVLILDTDYYARQAISSYLAWDRRTRVVHLADSITATIEYVQATPQLEWPDVVLLDALAADNPDALGDIVRHLEQTIPDVMTLVLDRRLDLNMLRAALHADANGYLLRDDVRIRIAWAIVWARDHEFVITEGVKAALTEEFDGRLFHAAVLPHQRLYPELPDRVRQALQLCVVEGMSAELAADEMGLSPHTVRSYVKEGYRILEAYDNTVYPSDMSPQERAFMRFTALERDRQENQQQE